In the genome of Streptomyces sp. V2I9, one region contains:
- a CDS encoding GntR family transcriptional regulator has protein sequence MPRDKSYLKVADELRARVRAGEWAVGDKLPSRARFAEEFGVGPSVAQRAMEHLIVEGILEGRAGSGTYVRRPRERRRMVRSRHSEQRGSGPFASNMKELDHEADWECTSAARVPATEDIAERLAIEPGDPCVVTDYEFLADGMPVQLAKSWEPMAITDGTPVLLPEMGPLGKIGVVERMRSIGVDIATGIELVRPARATREQANLLGISVGDLVIAIERTYFDDEGRPVETADIVVPDIRWEIAYEIRVRRPGS, from the coding sequence ATGCCACGTGATAAGTCGTACTTGAAGGTGGCGGACGAGCTGCGGGCTCGCGTGCGGGCCGGTGAATGGGCGGTCGGGGACAAGCTGCCGTCCCGTGCGCGGTTCGCCGAGGAGTTCGGTGTCGGTCCGTCCGTGGCGCAGCGGGCGATGGAGCACCTGATCGTCGAGGGCATCCTCGAAGGCCGCGCCGGTTCGGGCACGTACGTCCGCCGGCCCAGGGAGCGGCGGCGCATGGTCCGCTCACGCCACAGCGAGCAGCGCGGCTCGGGCCCCTTCGCCTCGAACATGAAGGAGCTCGACCACGAGGCGGACTGGGAGTGCACCAGCGCGGCGCGCGTCCCCGCCACGGAGGACATCGCCGAACGGCTGGCGATCGAGCCGGGCGACCCCTGCGTCGTGACGGACTACGAGTTCCTCGCCGACGGCATGCCCGTCCAACTCGCCAAGAGCTGGGAGCCGATGGCCATCACGGACGGGACGCCCGTCCTGCTCCCGGAGATGGGCCCGCTCGGCAAGATCGGCGTCGTGGAGCGCATGCGGTCCATCGGCGTGGACATCGCCACCGGTATCGAGCTGGTCCGCCCGGCCCGCGCGACGCGGGAACAGGCCAACCTGCTCGGGATCTCCGTCGGCGACCTCGTCATCGCGATCGAGCGCACGTACTTCGACGACGAGGGCCGCCCCGTGGAGACCGCCGACATCGTCGTGCCGGACATCCGCTGGGAGATCGCCTATGAGATCCGCGTGAGGCGGCCGGGTTCCTGA
- a CDS encoding PQQ-binding-like beta-propeller repeat protein, with amino-acid sequence MSGRAGLIKPLVVIGLVLGAVGSLTAWFLSFEGYLPGDSMVRTWATAKDRPSDDKPNRNWVVGDVAVRSRFDAVTGFGIADGQNGKKLWEFVPPGRSQICGSAPRADEGVLLVAYGTESNATASGGTGAPGKATDKGCSTVRAFDVKDGRELWSVPRAVSDGRFPGDGFLEAGHGLALVRHERTEQEVRRPGGNRALRAFDLRTGKARWTAAVPGTCGVWDTLVGKDQVHAVLACGGEDADDPVSADGGDVELTAAAFDRGTGALKWNVPLDARRPVSTDSTVAIESADPLVLRVVRSSNGNSGEETGAFIAFGQDGRPGPGVELSGDYGQIDRAEVVGERMYALAWTYHKGRHYRLVAFDLKTGEEVWNEELDEPAAGLAVRGDRVSVLCEWSTQASAITELLVFDAGDGEELDERHFRDEAPSGHFFEHDGRIIVTGAAGGHAFTAFERW; translated from the coding sequence ATGTCGGGCAGAGCTGGGCTCATCAAGCCGCTGGTGGTGATCGGACTCGTCCTGGGGGCGGTCGGGTCCCTCACCGCCTGGTTCCTGTCGTTCGAGGGCTATCTGCCGGGCGACTCCATGGTGCGGACCTGGGCCACCGCGAAGGACCGGCCCAGCGACGACAAGCCGAACCGCAATTGGGTCGTCGGGGACGTCGCCGTCCGCAGCCGGTTCGACGCGGTGACCGGCTTCGGCATCGCCGACGGGCAGAACGGGAAGAAGCTCTGGGAGTTCGTACCGCCCGGCCGTTCCCAGATCTGCGGGAGTGCTCCTCGTGCTGACGAGGGGGTCCTGCTGGTCGCGTACGGCACCGAGAGCAACGCCACCGCCAGCGGCGGGACGGGTGCACCGGGCAAGGCCACGGACAAGGGCTGTTCGACCGTCCGGGCCTTCGACGTGAAGGACGGGCGGGAGCTGTGGAGCGTCCCGCGGGCCGTCTCTGACGGCCGGTTCCCCGGGGACGGGTTCCTGGAGGCCGGACACGGCCTCGCGTTGGTCCGCCACGAACGGACCGAGCAGGAGGTGCGGAGGCCGGGCGGCAACCGTGCCCTGCGCGCCTTCGATCTCCGCACGGGCAAGGCCCGTTGGACGGCGGCCGTGCCCGGTACGTGCGGGGTGTGGGACACGCTCGTGGGCAAGGACCAGGTCCACGCCGTCCTCGCCTGCGGCGGGGAGGACGCGGACGATCCGGTATCCGCCGACGGCGGGGACGTCGAGCTGACGGCGGCCGCCTTCGACCGTGGCACCGGCGCCCTGAAGTGGAACGTTCCCCTCGATGCCCGGCGTCCCGTGTCCACGGACTCCACGGTGGCCATCGAGTCGGCCGACCCCTTGGTATTGCGGGTCGTGCGGTCCTCGAACGGGAACTCGGGCGAGGAGACGGGCGCGTTCATCGCCTTCGGCCAGGACGGGCGTCCTGGGCCGGGGGTCGAGCTGAGCGGTGACTACGGCCAGATCGACCGGGCGGAGGTCGTCGGCGAGCGGATGTACGCGCTGGCGTGGACCTACCACAAGGGACGGCACTACCGGCTCGTCGCCTTCGACCTGAAGACCGGCGAAGAGGTGTGGAACGAAGAACTGGACGAGCCCGCCGCCGGGCTGGCCGTCCGGGGCGACCGGGTCTCCGTGCTGTGCGAGTGGTCGACCCAGGCCAGCGCCATCACCGAGCTGCTCGTGTTCGACGCCGGCGACGGCGAGGAACTCGACGAGCGCCATTTCCGTGACGAGGCGCCCAGCGGTCACTTCTTCGAGCACGACGGGCGCATCATCGTCACCGGGGCGGCCGGTGGCCATGCCTTCACCGCGTTCGAGCGCTGGTGA
- the glnA gene encoding type I glutamate--ammonia ligase, with protein MDKQQEFVLRTLEERDIRFVRLWFTDVLGFLKSVAVAPAELEQAFDEGIGFDGSAIEGFARVYESDMIAKPDPGTFQILPWRAEAPGTARMFCDILMPDGSPSFADPRYVLKRILAKTSDLGFTFYTHPEIEFFLLKNKPVDGTRPTPADSSGYFDHTPQNVGMDFRRQAITMLESMGISVEFSHHEGAPGQQEIDLRYADALSTADNIMTFRLVMKQVALEQGVQATFMPKPFSEYPGSGMHTHLSLFEGDRNAFYESGAEYQLSKVGRSFIAGLLRHAAEISAVTNQWVNSYKRIWGGSSRAAGAGGEAPSYICWGHNNRSALIRVPMYKPGKTGSARVEVRSIDSGANPYLTYAVLLAAGLKGIEEGYELPAGADDDVWALSDAERRAMGIEPLPQNLGEAISLMEKSELVAETLGEHVFDFFLRNKKREWEEYRSEVTAFELKNLLPVL; from the coding sequence ATGGACAAGCAGCAGGAATTCGTCCTCAGGACCCTTGAGGAGCGCGACATCCGCTTCGTGAGGCTGTGGTTCACCGACGTCCTCGGGTTCCTCAAGTCCGTCGCCGTCGCTCCGGCCGAGCTGGAGCAGGCTTTCGACGAGGGCATCGGCTTCGACGGCTCCGCCATCGAGGGCTTCGCACGGGTCTACGAGTCGGACATGATCGCCAAGCCGGACCCGGGCACGTTCCAGATCCTGCCGTGGCGCGCCGAAGCTCCGGGCACCGCGCGGATGTTCTGCGACATCCTGATGCCGGACGGTTCCCCTTCCTTCGCGGATCCGCGGTACGTCCTGAAGCGCATCCTCGCCAAGACGTCGGACCTCGGCTTCACTTTCTACACCCACCCCGAGATCGAGTTCTTCCTGCTGAAGAACAAGCCGGTGGACGGCACCCGCCCGACCCCGGCGGACAGTTCGGGCTACTTCGACCACACGCCGCAGAACGTGGGGATGGACTTCCGCCGCCAGGCGATCACGATGCTCGAATCGATGGGCATCTCGGTCGAGTTCAGCCACCACGAGGGGGCGCCGGGCCAGCAGGAGATCGACCTGCGGTACGCGGACGCGCTCTCGACGGCGGACAACATCATGACGTTCCGTCTGGTGATGAAGCAGGTGGCGCTGGAGCAGGGCGTGCAGGCCACGTTCATGCCGAAGCCGTTCTCGGAGTACCCCGGTTCGGGCATGCACACCCACCTCTCCCTCTTCGAGGGCGACCGCAACGCCTTCTACGAGTCGGGTGCGGAATATCAACTCTCCAAGGTGGGCCGCTCGTTCATCGCCGGTCTGCTGCGGCACGCGGCGGAGATCTCCGCCGTCACCAACCAGTGGGTCAACTCCTACAAGCGCATCTGGGGCGGCTCCTCGCGCGCGGCGGGCGCGGGCGGCGAGGCCCCCTCGTACATCTGCTGGGGCCACAACAACCGTTCCGCCCTCATCCGCGTCCCGATGTACAAGCCGGGCAAGACCGGTTCGGCCCGCGTCGAGGTCCGCTCGATCGACTCCGGCGCCAACCCGTACCTCACGTACGCGGTCCTGCTCGCCGCCGGCCTCAAGGGCATCGAGGAGGGCTACGAACTCCCGGCCGGCGCCGACGACGACGTCTGGGCCCTTTCCGACGCCGAACGCCGCGCGATGGGCATCGAACCGCTCCCGCAGAACCTGGGCGAGGCGATCTCCCTGATGGAGAAGAGCGAACTGGTCGCCGAGACGCTGGGCGAGCACGTCTTCGACTTCTTCCTCCGCAACAAGAAGCGGGAGTGGGAGGAGTACCGCAGCGAGGTCACGGCCTTCGAGCTGAAGAACCTGCTGCCGGTGCTGTAG
- a CDS encoding CBS domain-containing protein translates to MTTAKDIMHSGARWIPAHETLDRAAQLMREHNVGALPVSANGDSDRMVGIITDRDIVVGCVAKGHDPAKITAGDLAQGTPRWIEAEADVDAVLEEMQTHRIRRLPVVENKKLVGMISEADLAQHLTEEQIAGWAEKVYSRT, encoded by the coding sequence ATGACGACCGCCAAAGACATCATGCACAGCGGGGCCCGCTGGATCCCGGCCCACGAGACGCTCGACCGTGCTGCGCAGTTGATGCGCGAGCACAACGTGGGCGCGCTGCCCGTCTCGGCCAACGGCGACTCGGACCGGATGGTCGGCATCATCACCGACCGCGACATCGTCGTCGGCTGTGTGGCCAAGGGGCACGACCCCGCCAAGATCACGGCGGGCGACCTCGCCCAGGGCACGCCCCGCTGGATCGAGGCGGAAGCCGATGTGGACGCGGTCCTGGAGGAGATGCAGACCCATCGCATCCGCCGGCTGCCCGTCGTCGAGAACAAGAAGCTGGTCGGCATGATCAGCGAGGCCGATCTGGCGCAGCACCTGACCGAGGAGCAGATCGCCGGCTGGGCGGAGAAGGTCTACTCCCGCACCTGA
- a CDS encoding multicopper oxidase family protein, with protein sequence MSARLTRRAVLGAALAVAGTGALTACSDAGGDHGGTHSPGGVRDSGTYVSPGGEEVRAAEAARGSGPVREVSLTATRTPLDLGGGRTVASWAYGDRLPGREVRVTAGDTLALTLANHLPEPTSLHWHGLALRNDMDGVPGLTQRSIAPGAGFAYRFAVPHPGTYWFHPHSGVQQDRGLYAPLIVEDPKGPLAYDKEWVVVLDDWVDGVEGSTPDAVLKELSGGMGGGMDHGAHTMSGDSGAGEADRGGPPRMMMGARSELLGGDAGDVAYPYYLVNGRVPNDPASFSARPGDRIRLRIINAGGDTAFRVALGGHRMTVTHTDGFPVRHTTGDALLLGMGERYDVLVTAGDGVFPLTALAEGKKAAGLAVLRTGSGAAPAASARPEELDGKLVEAGRLVPDPSVALSDRAPDRTIRMRLTGGMAAYDWTFDGQPYDAKRRRPVEAGERVRLVFDNATPMWHPLHLHGHTFALGGNAAGARKDTAIVLPHRSLTVEFEADNPGLWMVHCHNVYHAEAGMMTVLGYRA encoded by the coding sequence ATGTCCGCACGACTTACCCGACGCGCCGTCCTCGGCGCAGCCCTCGCCGTCGCCGGAACCGGAGCGCTCACCGCCTGTTCCGACGCCGGTGGCGACCACGGCGGCACGCACTCCCCCGGCGGGGTGCGGGACTCCGGTACCTACGTCTCCCCCGGCGGCGAGGAGGTGCGCGCGGCCGAGGCGGCGCGCGGCTCCGGTCCCGTACGCGAGGTGTCCCTCACCGCCACCCGTACCCCGCTCGACCTCGGCGGCGGACGGACTGTCGCCTCCTGGGCGTACGGGGACCGGCTGCCGGGGCGGGAGGTGCGGGTGACGGCGGGCGACACGCTCGCGCTCACCCTCGCCAACCATCTGCCGGAGCCCACCTCCCTGCACTGGCACGGCCTCGCCCTGCGCAACGACATGGACGGGGTCCCCGGTCTGACCCAGCGGAGCATCGCACCGGGGGCCGGCTTCGCCTACCGGTTCGCCGTGCCGCATCCGGGAACGTACTGGTTCCACCCGCACTCCGGCGTCCAGCAGGACCGGGGTCTGTACGCACCGCTGATCGTGGAGGACCCGAAGGGGCCGTTGGCCTACGACAAGGAGTGGGTCGTCGTCCTCGACGACTGGGTCGACGGGGTGGAGGGGTCCACCCCGGACGCCGTCCTGAAGGAACTGTCCGGCGGCATGGGCGGCGGGATGGACCATGGCGCGCACACCATGTCCGGTGACAGCGGCGCGGGGGAAGCGGACCGCGGCGGGCCCCCGCGGATGATGATGGGGGCCCGCAGTGAGCTGCTCGGGGGCGACGCCGGTGACGTGGCCTACCCGTACTACCTCGTCAACGGGCGGGTGCCGAACGACCCGGCCTCCTTCTCCGCGCGGCCCGGGGACCGCATCCGGCTGCGGATCATCAACGCCGGCGGCGACACCGCCTTCCGGGTCGCGCTCGGCGGGCACCGGATGACCGTGACGCACACCGACGGTTTCCCGGTCCGGCACACCACGGGCGACGCGCTGCTGCTGGGGATGGGCGAGCGGTACGACGTCCTGGTCACCGCCGGTGACGGCGTCTTCCCGCTGACCGCGCTCGCCGAGGGGAAGAAGGCCGCCGGCCTCGCCGTGCTGCGGACCGGGAGCGGGGCCGCGCCCGCCGCCTCCGCACGGCCCGAGGAGCTGGACGGGAAGCTGGTGGAGGCGGGGCGGCTGGTCCCGGACCCGTCGGTGGCGCTGAGCGACCGGGCACCGGACCGGACGATCCGCATGCGGCTCACCGGCGGGATGGCGGCGTACGACTGGACCTTCGACGGGCAGCCGTACGACGCGAAGCGGCGGCGGCCGGTGGAGGCGGGCGAACGGGTGCGCCTCGTCTTCGACAACGCGACGCCCATGTGGCACCCGCTGCATCTGCACGGGCACACCTTCGCGCTGGGCGGGAACGCCGCCGGGGCCCGCAAGGACACCGCGATCGTGCTCCCGCACCGGTCGCTGACCGTCGAGTTCGAGGCCGACAATCCGGGGCTGTGGATGGTCCACTGCCACAACGTGTACCACGCCGAGGCGGGGATGATGACGGTGCTCGGGTACCGGGCCTGA
- a CDS encoding NAD+ synthase, translating into MPQLRLALNQIDSTVGDLAGNSEAIVHWTRHAAEQGAHLVAFPEMALTGYPVEDLALRSSFVEASRQALRALAARLDAEGFGELPVVVGYLDRSEHAAARYGQPAGSPRNAAAVLHRGGIALNFAKHHLPNYGVFDEFRYFVPGDSMPVVRVRGIDVALAICEDLWQDGGRVPAARSADAGLLLSINASPYERDKDDTRLELVRKRAREAGCTTAYLAMIGGQDELVFDGDSIVVDREGEVIARAPQFSEGSVILDLELPAAAAEAPSGMVDDGLRIDHVVLSDRPVDAYEPELAGGYAERLEDEEEIYSALVVGLRAYAAKNGFSSVLIGLSGGIDSAICAAIACDALGAQNVYGVSMPSKYSSDHSKGDAAELARRTGLNFRTVSIAPMFDAYMGSLELTGLAEENLQARLRGTTLMAISNQEGQIVLAPGNKSELAVGYSTLYGDAVGAYGPIKDVYKSSVFRLAKWRNRAAEERGQVPPIPEASITKPPSAELRPGQVDTDSLPDYEVLDAILERYVDRDQGLDEIVAAGFDAELVAKTLRMVDTAEYKRRQYPPGTKISPKGFGKDRRLPITNRWRESS; encoded by the coding sequence GTGCCTCAACTACGCCTCGCACTGAATCAGATCGACTCGACCGTCGGCGACCTCGCCGGCAACTCCGAGGCGATCGTCCACTGGACCCGGCACGCCGCCGAGCAGGGCGCCCACCTCGTGGCGTTCCCCGAGATGGCGCTGACCGGATACCCCGTCGAGGACCTGGCCCTGCGGTCGTCCTTCGTCGAGGCCTCACGGCAGGCGCTGCGCGCGCTGGCCGCCCGGCTCGACGCGGAGGGCTTCGGCGAACTGCCGGTCGTCGTCGGCTACCTGGACCGCTCCGAGCACGCCGCGGCGCGCTACGGGCAGCCCGCCGGTTCCCCGCGCAACGCCGCCGCCGTGCTGCACCGCGGCGGGATCGCGCTCAACTTCGCCAAGCACCACCTGCCGAACTACGGGGTCTTCGACGAGTTCCGGTACTTCGTGCCGGGCGACTCGATGCCCGTCGTGCGGGTCCGGGGCATCGATGTGGCCCTCGCGATCTGCGAGGACCTGTGGCAGGACGGCGGACGCGTCCCGGCCGCCCGGTCCGCCGACGCCGGACTGCTGCTCTCCATCAACGCCTCGCCGTACGAGCGGGACAAGGACGACACCCGGCTGGAGCTGGTCCGCAAGCGGGCCCGTGAGGCCGGCTGCACCACGGCGTACCTGGCGATGATCGGCGGGCAGGACGAGCTGGTCTTCGACGGCGACTCGATCGTCGTCGACCGGGAGGGCGAGGTCATCGCCCGTGCCCCGCAGTTCTCCGAGGGCAGCGTCATCCTCGACCTGGAGCTGCCCGCCGCGGCCGCCGAGGCGCCGTCCGGCATGGTGGACGACGGGCTGCGCATCGACCACGTGGTGCTCTCCGACCGCCCCGTGGACGCGTACGAGCCGGAGTTGGCGGGCGGGTACGCGGAGCGGCTGGAGGACGAGGAGGAGATCTACTCCGCACTCGTGGTCGGGCTGCGCGCGTACGCCGCGAAGAACGGTTTCAGCAGTGTGCTGATCGGGCTCTCCGGCGGGATCGACTCGGCGATCTGCGCGGCCATCGCGTGCGACGCGCTCGGCGCGCAGAACGTCTACGGCGTGTCCATGCCGTCGAAGTACTCCTCGGACCACTCCAAGGGCGACGCGGCCGAACTGGCGCGGCGTACCGGCCTCAACTTCCGTACGGTGTCGATCGCGCCGATGTTCGACGCGTACATGGGGTCGCTGGAGCTCACCGGACTCGCGGAGGAGAACCTCCAGGCCCGGCTGCGCGGCACGACGCTGATGGCCATCTCCAACCAGGAGGGGCAGATCGTGCTGGCGCCGGGCAACAAGTCCGAGCTGGCGGTCGGCTACTCCACGCTGTACGGGGACGCGGTCGGCGCGTACGGGCCGATCAAGGACGTCTACAAGTCGTCGGTGTTCCGGCTGGCGAAGTGGCGCAACCGGGCGGCCGAGGAGCGGGGCCAGGTCCCGCCGATCCCGGAGGCGTCGATCACCAAGCCGCCGAGCGCGGAGCTGCGGCCGGGGCAGGTCGACACGGACTCGCTGCCGGACTACGAGGTGCTCGACGCGATCCTGGAGCGGTACGTGGACCGGGATCAGGGTCTCGACGAGATCGTGGCCGCCGGTTTCGACGCGGAGCTGGTGGCGAAGACGCTGCGGATGGTCGATACGGCGGAGTACAAGCGGCGGCAGTATCCGCCGGGGACGAAGATCTCGCCGAAGGGGTTCGGGAAGGACCGGCGGCTGCCGATCACGAACCGGTGGCGCGAGTCGTCGTAA
- a CDS encoding MFS transporter, with translation MPLALLALAVSAFGIGTTEFVMMGLLPDVADDLDTSVPTAGYLVSAYAIGVVLGAPLLTGLGSRIPRKKMLLLLMALFTVGNLASALAPDFGWLIAGRLLAGLPHGAFFGVGAVVAARLVTEGRQARAVATMFLGLTVANIVGVPAATLLGQHLGWRATFLVVAAIGLAAMAALARLVPPIPVEAHQDVRREVRALGDRQVVLGLLTAVFGFAGVFAVYAYLSAMTTKAMGFGESSVTLVLALFGIGMTLGALAAGPLTDRALRPTLYGSLGALAVVLAVFPFTVHVKGVALVMVVLLGAVGFMTTTPLQMLVMNKAKDAPTLASASNHSAFNLANAGGAWLGGAAIAAGWGWTSPAPVGAVLAVTGLAIAATAGRLDRGQGQESCVVARAARPACEEKAATDAVRP, from the coding sequence ATGCCTCTGGCCCTCCTCGCCCTGGCCGTGAGCGCCTTCGGCATAGGCACGACGGAGTTCGTCATGATGGGGCTGCTCCCCGACGTGGCGGACGACCTGGACACGTCCGTGCCCACCGCCGGATACCTCGTGTCGGCGTACGCGATCGGCGTCGTCCTGGGCGCGCCCCTGCTCACCGGCCTCGGCTCCCGCATCCCGCGCAAGAAGATGCTGCTGCTCCTCATGGCCCTCTTCACCGTGGGCAACCTGGCCTCCGCGCTCGCCCCGGACTTCGGCTGGCTGATCGCGGGCCGCCTCCTCGCCGGTCTGCCGCACGGCGCGTTCTTCGGCGTCGGCGCGGTCGTCGCCGCCCGGCTGGTCACCGAGGGCCGTCAGGCGCGGGCCGTAGCGACGATGTTCCTCGGCCTGACCGTCGCCAACATCGTCGGCGTCCCCGCCGCCACCCTCCTCGGCCAGCACCTTGGCTGGCGGGCCACCTTCCTCGTGGTCGCGGCGATCGGTCTGGCCGCGATGGCGGCCCTCGCCCGCCTGGTGCCCCCCATCCCGGTCGAGGCGCACCAGGACGTCCGCCGAGAAGTGCGCGCCCTCGGCGACCGCCAGGTGGTTCTCGGCCTCCTCACCGCGGTCTTCGGCTTCGCCGGCGTCTTCGCGGTGTACGCGTACCTCTCGGCCATGACGACGAAGGCGATGGGCTTCGGCGAGTCCTCCGTCACCCTGGTCCTGGCCCTCTTCGGCATCGGCATGACCCTGGGCGCCCTGGCGGCGGGCCCCCTCACGGACCGGGCACTGCGCCCGACCCTCTACGGATCGCTCGGCGCGCTCGCGGTGGTCCTCGCGGTGTTCCCCTTCACGGTGCACGTGAAGGGGGTGGCGCTGGTGATGGTGGTGCTGCTGGGAGCGGTGGGGTTCATGACGACGACCCCGCTCCAGATGCTGGTCATGAACAAGGCGAAGGATGCCCCGACCCTGGCCTCCGCCTCCAACCACTCGGCCTTCAACCTGGCCAACGCGGGCGGCGCCTGGCTGGGCGGAGCGGCCATCGCGGCCGGCTGGGGCTGGACGTCCCCGGCCCCGGTGGGCGCGGTGCTGGCGGTGACCGGCCTGGCGATCGCGGCCACGGCGGGCCGGCTGGACCGGGGGCAGGGGCAGGAATCCTGTGTGGTGGCCCGAGCGGCCCGTCCGGCGTGCGAGGAGAAGGCGGCCACCGACGCTGTCCGTCCGTGA
- a CDS encoding endonuclease/exonuclease/phosphatase family protein, with the protein MVQAYGADTDNGSAEQPEARDSRFRALGQRLRNDRGIWRRGIVLALCSVLLTLLMGVHARVPNRLGNLGSLVETFLPWVALLIPVLLVLALVRRSATALVALLLPVVVWLNMFGGLITDKSGSGGDLTVATHNVNAGNPDPAGTAQQVAGSGADVVALQELPGRQVSTYEKSLAGRYPYHAVQGTVGLWSKYPLADTRPVDIKMGWTRAMRSTVTTPEGEVAVYVAHLPSVRVKLRAGFTANQRDDSVDALGEAIGHERVERVILLGDLNGTMNDRSLNAVTAQMRSTQGAAGDGFGFSWPASFPMARIDQIMVKGVEPKASWTLAATDSDHLPIAARVRL; encoded by the coding sequence ATGGTGCAGGCGTACGGAGCGGACACGGACAACGGCAGCGCGGAGCAGCCCGAGGCCCGCGATTCACGCTTCCGGGCCCTGGGGCAGCGCCTGAGGAACGACCGGGGCATCTGGCGGCGCGGCATCGTGCTCGCCCTCTGCTCGGTCCTGCTGACCCTGCTGATGGGCGTCCACGCGCGGGTCCCCAACCGCCTCGGCAACCTCGGCAGCCTCGTCGAGACGTTCCTGCCGTGGGTCGCGCTCCTCATCCCCGTCCTGCTGGTCCTGGCCCTGGTGAGGCGCTCCGCGACCGCCCTGGTGGCGCTGCTGCTGCCCGTCGTGGTCTGGCTCAACATGTTCGGCGGCCTGATCACCGACAAGTCCGGCTCCGGCGGCGACCTCACCGTCGCCACCCACAACGTCAACGCCGGCAACCCCGATCCCGCGGGCACCGCCCAGCAGGTCGCCGGCTCCGGGGCGGACGTCGTGGCCCTCCAGGAACTTCCGGGCCGGCAGGTCTCCACGTACGAGAAGTCGCTGGCCGGCCGCTACCCGTACCACGCGGTCCAGGGCACCGTGGGCCTGTGGAGCAAGTACCCGCTGGCCGACACCAGGCCCGTGGACATCAAGATGGGCTGGACGCGGGCGATGCGTTCCACGGTCACGACGCCCGAGGGCGAGGTCGCGGTGTACGTCGCCCACCTCCCGTCCGTCCGGGTGAAGCTTCGGGCCGGGTTCACCGCCAACCAGCGCGACGACAGCGTCGACGCGCTCGGCGAGGCCATCGGTCACGAACGGGTGGAGCGCGTCATCCTGCTCGGGGACCTCAACGGCACCATGAACGACCGCTCGCTGAACGCGGTCACCGCGCAGATGCGGTCCACCCAGGGCGCGGCGGGCGACGGGTTCGGCTTCAGCTGGCCCGCCTCGTTCCCGATGGCCCGGATCGACCAGATCATGGTCAAGGGCGTCGAGCCGAAGGCGTCCTGGACCCTGGCGGCGACCGACAGCGACCACCTCCCGATCGCGGCGCGCGTGCGGCTGTGA
- the panB gene encoding 3-methyl-2-oxobutanoate hydroxymethyltransferase gives MSLQAARNQNQSSPAGPSADSSKALYGGKSTRRITVHDIAAATERGEKWPMLTAYDAMTASVFDEAGIPVMLVGDSMGNCHLGYETTVPVTMDEIAMLSAAVVRGTKRALIVGDLPFGSYQEGSVQALRNATRLIKESGVGAVKLEGGERSHEQIRLLVESGIPVMGHIGLTPQSVNAMGYRVQGRGEEAAQQLLRDAKAVQDAGAFAVVLELVPAELAAEVTRTLHIPTVGIGAGSATDAQVLVYTDMVGLTGGKVPRFTKQYANLRQVLGDAAKEFADEVVGGSFPAAEHTFH, from the coding sequence ATGTCGCTTCAGGCTGCACGCAATCAGAACCAGTCCTCCCCCGCGGGTCCGTCCGCCGACAGCAGCAAGGCGCTGTACGGAGGGAAGTCCACCCGCCGCATCACCGTCCACGACATCGCCGCCGCCACCGAGCGCGGCGAGAAGTGGCCCATGCTCACCGCCTACGACGCGATGACCGCGTCCGTCTTCGACGAGGCCGGTATCCCGGTCATGCTCGTCGGGGACTCGATGGGCAACTGCCACCTCGGCTACGAGACCACCGTGCCGGTCACCATGGACGAGATCGCCATGCTGTCCGCTGCCGTCGTACGCGGCACCAAGCGCGCCCTCATCGTCGGCGACCTGCCCTTCGGCTCGTACCAGGAGGGCTCCGTCCAGGCGCTGCGCAACGCCACCCGGCTGATCAAGGAATCGGGCGTCGGCGCGGTCAAGCTGGAGGGCGGCGAGCGGTCCCACGAACAGATCCGGCTGCTCGTCGAGTCCGGCATCCCGGTCATGGGCCACATCGGCCTGACCCCGCAGTCCGTCAACGCGATGGGCTACCGGGTCCAGGGCCGTGGCGAGGAAGCCGCCCAGCAGCTGCTGCGCGACGCCAAGGCCGTGCAGGACGCGGGCGCGTTCGCCGTCGTGCTGGAGCTGGTCCCCGCCGAGCTGGCCGCCGAGGTCACCCGTACGCTGCACATCCCGACCGTCGGCATCGGGGCCGGGTCCGCGACCGACGCGCAGGTGCTGGTCTACACGGACATGGTCGGGCTGACCGGCGGCAAGGTGCCGCGCTTCACCAAGCAGTACGCGAATCTGCGCCAGGTGCTCGGCGACGCGGCGAAGGAGTTCGCGGACGAGGTCGTCGGGGGCTCGTTCCCGGCGGCGGAGCACACCTTCCACTGA